Within Candidatus Woesearchaeota archaeon, the genomic segment ACGAGCAACGAAAAAGCGAGCAACGAAAAAAAGAACGCCAGCAGGTCAAACGAAGGTATACCTTGATGAAAAACAACACAGCAATCCACAACAAAAAAAGCAAAAGAAAAGAAACAGAAGAAACAGCGCCGATAAGGAAAACAGCGCAGATACTTACTTTTTCCTTTTTCACCTCCCTCCTCCTCATCCTCTTCATTTCGGGATGCAAGCAAGCGCCGCAAGAACCGCCCATCAAAGGACCTTTCTGCGAAGACCTCGGCGGCGTCTGCAAAGAAGCCTGCGACACGGGCTATCAACCCTCCCTTCTCGACTGCAAAGACGCAACACTGCAGTGCTGCATCACCCGCCCCATTATTGGCGAAGGCAAGGAACTCCAACAAGACAACACCAGTAGGTAAGCCCCTCCTCAGCCGTTTCAGAAACCAACCTCAAACAAAAAAAGAGCAACAAAAAAAAGGGAAAGAAACGCTTCTTGGCACGTTACCGAAATCTTTATAAATTTAAGAAAGGGTTTGTCTTTGATATGCGCTCACGTCGAGGAATGTCCCCCTTAATTGCAACCGTTCTACTCATCGCCTTTGCAGTAGCGCTGGGGGCCATGATTATGAACTGGGAGCCCGCAGGAGGGGGAGGGTGCGCAAACGTGCTCCTCTCTAGCAGCAAGTTCTGCCATACCGGAAACACCATCAAGCTCAAAATTCACAACAAAGGCAGTCAAGACGTCGTGAAGACCGCACTCGCCCTTGGCGAAGAAGGCCGCCTCCCCATCCCAGAACCTTCAGGCATCCCTGCCAACAGCGTCCTCGAAAAAGACCTTCCCGACTACTACAACATCGTCAAAGAATTTTCCTCCGTCGGCATCGTGCCAAAGGTCCAATCCGGGAAGCGAGAAGTCGAGTGCGGCGTTCGGCTCCCCCACGACGAGCTGCCAGAGTGCACGTCATGAAACTCGTTCTGAACATCACCGAGCCACTCCAACGAGCAGCCCAGCGATACTTCGAAGCTGCAAAACGAGCAAGAAAAAAGGCAAAAGGCGCCCGCGCAGCCATCGAACGAGCACGCAAAGAAGCAAAAGAGGCTCAACACGCAGCGCCGCGCATTGAAAAACCAAGCCTCAAGCAAAAACGAAAAAAAGAATGGTACGAACGATTCCGCTGGTGCCTAACGTCTGACGGCTTCCTTCTCGTCGGCGGAAGAGACGCAACAACCAACGAAATACTCATCAAGAAACACACAGAAAAAAACGACATCGTCTTTCACACCGACATGGCAGCAAGCCCCTTTGTCATCCTCAAAACTAAAGGAAAAACACCCCCTGACACGTCGCTTGAAGAAGCCGCCGGGTTCGTCGCCATACACTCGCGAGCATGGAAGCTCGGCCTTTCAACAACAGAAGTCTTTCACGTCCGCCCAGACCAAGTCAGTAAGGAAGCCAAAGCAGGCGAAGTCCTCCCAAAAGGATCATTCATGATTTACGGAAA encodes:
- a CDS encoding DUF814 domain-containing protein; this encodes MHVMKLVLNITEPLQRAAQRYFEAAKRARKKAKGARAAIERARKEAKEAQHAAPRIEKPSLKQKRKKEWYERFRWCLTSDGFLLVGGRDATTNEILIKKHTEKNDIVFHTDMAASPFVILKTKGKTPPDTSLEEAAGFVAIHSRAWKLGLSTTEVFHVRPDQVSKEAKAGEVLPKGSFMIYGKTTYHHPRVEAAVGLLNGSVLAGPISAVTHHCKQAIQIKPGRMKKSEAAKQLRNELGGGELDDYLSALPSGGISIVKEKQTKKRTATAKATRR